Proteins from a single region of Pseudodesulfovibrio portus:
- a CDS encoding beta-ketoacyl-ACP synthase III — MINFIIRGFGRYAPEKVLTNTDLEKIVDTSDEWITTRTGIKERHVVADDQAASDMAFESAKMALADAGMDASELTHIVCGTFTPDSMIPSCACIVQEKLGISGQACVDVQAACSGFLYALQTARGYLMLEPDAKILVVTSEVISRRVNWEDRTTCVLFGDASGAVILTSGTEEESPRVLDSMLAADGKLGNLLTVHGGGSAYTYKLGEPVGEEFFVQMAGRDVFKHAVRSMSSICNDLLERNGLTTTDVDVLLPHQANYRIIDAVGRKLEIPEEKVFCNIHKYGNTSAASVPLALSEAVESGFIKDGDLVLLTTFGGGFTWGATLVQF, encoded by the coding sequence AATCGTCGATACGTCCGATGAGTGGATCACCACCCGGACGGGTATCAAGGAACGGCACGTCGTGGCCGACGACCAGGCCGCCTCGGACATGGCCTTCGAGTCCGCAAAGATGGCCCTGGCCGACGCGGGCATGGATGCGTCCGAACTGACGCATATCGTGTGCGGCACCTTTACCCCGGATTCGATGATCCCGTCCTGTGCCTGCATCGTTCAGGAAAAGCTCGGCATCTCCGGCCAGGCGTGCGTGGACGTTCAGGCCGCCTGTTCCGGCTTTCTCTACGCCCTCCAGACAGCGCGCGGCTACCTCATGCTGGAGCCTGACGCGAAGATTCTGGTCGTCACGTCCGAGGTCATTTCCCGGCGCGTCAACTGGGAGGACCGGACCACCTGCGTGCTGTTCGGCGACGCCTCCGGCGCAGTGATCCTGACCTCGGGCACCGAAGAAGAGAGCCCGCGCGTGCTGGACTCCATGCTGGCCGCCGACGGCAAGCTGGGCAACCTGCTCACCGTGCACGGCGGCGGTTCGGCCTATACCTACAAGCTGGGCGAGCCCGTGGGCGAGGAGTTCTTCGTCCAGATGGCGGGGCGCGACGTGTTCAAGCACGCCGTGCGGTCCATGTCCTCCATCTGCAACGATCTGCTTGAGCGCAACGGACTGACCACCACCGACGTGGACGTGCTCCTGCCCCATCAGGCCAATTACCGCATCATCGACGCCGTGGGCCGCAAGCTCGAGATCCCGGAAGAAAAGGTCTTCTGCAACATCCATAAATACGGAAACACGTCCGCCGCTTCGGTCCCCCTGGCCTTGTCCGAGGCTGTGGAGTCCGGGTTCATCAAGGACGGCGACCTGGTCCTGCTCACCACCTTCGGCGGGGGCTTCACCTGGGGCGCGACGCTGGTTCAATTCTGA